The following DNA comes from Deltaproteobacteria bacterium.
GGGGTGAAAACTGTCCTTGTAGGACATTTTGCTGCAACCGGGAACGTAATAACCGAGATAATAGTAGGAAAGTCCTACAGACGCAGCGTATTCTATTTCCTTTAGAACGCTGAAGGTTCCAATGCCCAGCTTCGAGTAAGCAGGATCAAAAAAGAAGTAAATACTGCTGAGACAATTATGGCCTATATCGAGAAAACCTGCACCGATCAATTCACCATCAAGATAATATTCCGACTGAAGTGAGGGGCAGGAGGGGGTATAAAAACCGACAAGAAAATTTTCGAGATCTGCCTTCTGTGCGAAACGACCTTCAGAGTGGGCAGAGTAGATTTCATATATTTTAGGCGTAAAGGAGAGAGGTCCGAACCTGACTTCAATATTAGCATTTTTCTTCAGGTTTCTTCGCTGGCTTCTGGAGAATTTAAAGTCCTTTGTCAAGACCCTGACAGGAATACATTGGCTGCACTCCGGACAGGAAGGGCGGAAGAAATGGATACCGAACTTTCTCCACCCCTGTGCAAGGAGTACATCCGTCTCTTCTTCATTCAGTTCATGGGCAAAAAAATATTCATACTGCTTTTCTCTTTCGGGGAGATAGGGGCAGGGGGAAAGATCATCAAATTTGGGAGGCTGTAAAAGGATCATTTCATCGTTGCTAAGAAATTAGAGGCCGCCAAAAAGATCATCGAGATCTTTCTTTGCCTTACCCTTATTATCCTCACTTTGCCCACTAGAATTACCGGGCACGAAATAATCACAGAAATTCGCCTTTTCCTTGTCAACTACCCTATCAGCCGAGGATTCCCTGCATTCATTATAGGCCCCGGCATCATAAAATCGGCAATTAAGGCAGACCCTGACGTCAGCCCCACAGGAGGGGCACTCCTCTTTTCTTCCCGGTTTATCATTTACATCCAGCGCTTTTCCACAGGAAAAACAGGCTTTCATTTTTGCTCCTTTTTATGTTGATGCTTTCATGTTATTACGAAGCCGGCCGGCAATCAAGGTTTAATCACTGCAACGATAGGGATGCCCACCCTGCCGGTACTCACTCAGCCTTTCCTTAATACTTTCAAGCTCTCTCTCACTTAAGGGCTCATAACCTCTGCCGTAAGGCCAGCCATAACCCCAGCGGTACCAGGTAAGAAAAACGGGCGAACCGCCAAGACGAACCCCCCTGTACATGAGTTCAGCCAGTTCCCTGTTTCCTGTTTTAGCCTTTACGCAATCCCTCAATGTCTCATCGGCTTTCAGCCGTTCCTCTTCCCTGCCGCCACGCCAGTAGGCAATATCATGCTGCAGGCAGCAATCACACCAAAGATTTTGATTTTTCATCGTTCCGTCAGGAAAGAGGGTGCATCCGTCACTTCGAAAAGGTGCAATACTTACGTCATCGACAGGGACGCCGGCGGGGTCAAAACGGCCTCTTTCTATAAAGTGGACGGCCTGTCTGATGACCTCGGCATCGTTCATCATAAAGGAGTGGCTGTTGGGAACGACGAGGAAGTCTGTCATCTCCTCGAGTTTCGCCTTCTCCACGGCAACTTTACCATCATCATCTCCAGGAATCATGGATGAATAGAGGGGATTGAGGCTGCTCTTTCCGGCAATTACACCTACCTCGATGTCTACCGGCTTCAGCCTGTTGGGAGTGCTTAAGGGACCGGTGCCCAGTTCCTGCCCTGCCGGACCATTCAGCCATTGATAGGGAAGGAGGTCTTTCATCTTGTCTGCCAGTTCACTCCCCTGGTTGGGCGGCGCCAGCATAACAACCCTGCTCCCCTCGGGCAGCCCCTGATTTTGAAGGTAGTAGCGAACAATGATACCGCCCATGGAGTGAGTCACAAAGTGAATTTTTTCAGAAAGCACTTTGGTGCAGCTTTCCACAGCCGCCGGCACTTCCTCTGACGCTATCTCTCCAATCGATTTGCTTGTCGACGGATATCCCCTGTTAACGGTTTTATAGCCCCTTTCCTGAAAGGCCCTTTCCATGGCCCGCATGGAAAACTTCGTTCTGGCCAGACCGTGAAGGATAATGACACACTCTTTGCCGGCATTGCCTTGAGCGGCATAAGAAGGCAAAGGGTCCGGCATAATAAGGGCAGCCACTAACAATAACCATAAAGGGCTGTATTTGTTTCTATTCATAATATGGGCCTCCAAGTTGTATTTCCGGCGAATGCCTTCCCCGCAGATTGCGATAGAGGGGTAATTTTACCTGGACCTCGTTCTATCAAATAACATGCTAATTTTATGCCACAGATGGGCCATGAAAAAGCAAATAAAGGGAGTATTTTTTAGAAAGCGCCATCAAGTTGTGGCTCATAAATATGCTTGCTAAAGATTTTTTAGTCTATAAATAAAGGCAGCGCCGTAAGCAATGCTTTCTTTTGATTGATCTTTAATCACCTTATGGATACCCCCTCTGACAAGAATTAACTTTACCATATGGACTATCCCCTATCAAGGGAGAGATTTTTTATAAAAACCATCATGAAACCTCAAAAATAAGGGCTTTTTCATGAAAGAATGAAGTTGACATTAATGCACTTGAAACCCTATTATAGGGGGTTTCAAGTGCATTAATAAAATGGGTTCCATCATTATTTTTAATACCAATGAGATAACGGTAAAATCCGAGGCATAACATGTCTGAACTGAAAAAAACACCCTTATATGAAATACACAAATCGCTTGGAGCCAGACTGGTTCCTTTTGCCGGTTGGGAAATGCCTGTACAGTACAGCGGTGTTATGGATGAGCATAAAGCGGTCAGGACCAAGGCCGGAATTTTTGACGTAAGCCACATGGGGGAAATCGAGATAAAAGGGAAAGAGGCCCTCCGGTTTGTGCAAAAGGTAACAAGCAACGATGCCTCTCTTCTTTCTGCCGGACAGGCCCAGTACTCTCTTATCTGTTATCCCCATGGCGGCATTGTTGATGACACGATCGTTTACAAATTTGGTGACGAGCGCTACATGCTATGCGTTAATGCATCAAATGTGAAAAAGGATTTACACTGGCTCATTGAGCAGGACAAGGACAACTTCCATGCAGTGATAAAAGACATAAGCGGTAATTACGCCCTTATTGCATTACAAGGCCCCAAAGCGCCTGACATATTGACAAACCTTACCCAAACAAACCTTTCAACACTAAAAAGTTTTCATTTTGATTTTATTATCCTCAATGGAATAAAAACCATCGTCTCCAAAACAGGCTATACGGGAGAAGACGGTTTCGAGATATTTGTCGATCCGGACAAGGCGGCAGCTCTCTGGGAAGCTCTCATGGAAGCGGGAGGCGCTTATGGCCTCAAGCCTGCCGGACTCGGCGCAAGAGATACGCTTCGCCTTGAAATGAAATATACACTCTACGGCAATGACATCGATTCTACCACATCACCGCTTGAAGCCAATCTCGGCTGGGCCGTCAAAGTGGACAAGGGGGACTTCATAGGAAGGGAAGCGATTGTCAGGCAAAAAGAGGAAGGCGTCAAAAGAAAGCTGATCTGCATGCAGGTAAGGGGTAAAGGCATACCGAGGCAGGGTTATGAAGTTTATGCAGAGGGTAAAACCGTCGGCATCGTAACAAGCGGCACCATGTCGCCCTCTCTGGGCATAGGCGTCGCCATCGGTTATGTAGATAGGGCTTACGCAACACCGGGAACGGCAGTAGATATAATGGTAAGAGGCAAGACGATTGAAAGTGTAGTCGTTTCTCCTCCCTTTTATAAAAAATAAAATCAATGGATTAGGAGGCTTTAGTTATGAATTTCCCCTCTGAACTGAAATACACAAAAGATCATGAATGGATAAAAATCGACGGCGATACGGTCACTGTGGGTATTACCGACTATGCGCAGGATGCGCTTGGAGACATCGTTTTTCTCGAACTCCCTGAAAAAGATTCTGAATTTTCCAGGGGAGACACCTTCGGTGTTGTAGAGTCTGTAAAAGCCGTATCCGACCTTTATGCGCCGCTAAGCGGCACAGTAATCAAAACCCATGAGCCTCTCGTCGATGAACCCGAAGCGATCAATGAAGACCCCTATGAGAAGAGCTGGATGATAACGATCAAAGTCAGTAACCCGACGGAACAGGACGATCTCATGGATGCAGCTCAATATGAAGCCTACGTAAAGGAGATTTCCTGAAATTGAGGTATATTCCCGCTACCGATAAAGACCTGGAGGCCATGCTGGCCGATTCCGGCGCAGGCGCCTTTGAAGAAATCATCAGCCAGGTCCCAAAAGAAATAAGAGACAAGGCAAAACTGAAGCTCCCTCCCGAACTTGACGAACTGTCGCTCATGAGACACATGAAATCTCTAAGCGATAAAAATGCCCAAATGGACGATACTCCGACATTTCTGGGCGCCGGCGCGTATAACCATTTTATACCGGCAGCCGTAGGCCATATATTGTCAAGAGCGGAATTTTTTACAGCCTACACGCCCTACCAGCCCGAGATAAGCCAGGGAACACTTCAGGCCATTTATGAGTTCCAGACCTATGTAACCCTCCTGACAGGCATGGATGTTGCCAATGCCTCCATGTATGACGGTGCAAGCGCCCTGGCTGAAGCGGTCCTTATGGCGGTGCGAATAAAAAGGAAACGCCAAAAAGTGTTTATCTCCAGCGCCGTCCATCCCGAATACAGGGAAACAGTAAAGACCTATACAGGGGACCTGCAAATAACGATTGTTGAAATACCTTATACCGATGAAGGAAAGACGGACATTGACTGGCTTGAAAAAAACATAGACGAGGACACGGCAGCCGTTGCCCTGCAATATCCGAATTTTTTCGGTACCGTCGATGACATGAATGCCATATCGAAAATAGTTTCAGCTAAAGAGGCCCTGTTTATATCTGCGACGACAGAAATCGTCGCCCTGGGCCTTCTTAAAGCGCCTGCTGAATTTGGAGTGGACATTGCCGTTGCCGAAGGACAATCATTAGGTAATGCTGTTAATTTTGGCGGCCCCCATGTCGGTCTTTTTGCCACCAAAACAACCTATCTCAGGAATATGCCCGGAAGGCTTGTCGGTGAAACGGAAGACCTCGATGGAAAACGGGGTTATGTTCTTACCCTCTCTACAAGGGAGCAGCACATCAGGAGAGAAAAGGCAACGTCCAATATATGCTCAAATCAGTCACTTTGTGCTCTTGCTTTTACCATCCACCTTTCGCTGCTGGGCAAAAGAGGATTCAAAGAACTGGCCCAAACCAATCTCGAACTGGCTCACTATGCCAAAGAAAAAATCGCATCTCTTCCGGGATTTTCAATAAGGTTTAATTCCCCTACTTTTAATGAATTTGTTATCCAGTCCGACAAGGATGTTATTGAGCTAAACAGGAAATTGCTCAAGCGAAAAATCATCGGAGGCTTACCCTTGCAAGGATTCTATCCCGAACTTAAAAACACTCTCCTCTTTTGCGTTACGGAAAAAACAGGCAGGGAAGAGATAGAAAGGCTGGCGGAGGCACTCGGTGACATCTCATAATAATTTTAATGAATCTTCTCAGACAGAGCCACTGATCTTCGAAAGAAGCTCAGAGGGAAAAACAGGCGTTATGCTTCCTCCATCAGGTCTTGACAGGATCGACGCAACAAATATATTTCCCCAGGACTTTATGAGGGGTGAAATTGAAGATATCCCCCAGGTCAGTGAAGTTGAGGTTGTAAGACACTTTACCCGTCTTTCCCGCCTTAACTACAGTGTTGACGGCGGATTTTATCCCCTCGGCTCATGCACCATGAAATACAATCCCAAGGTCAACGAAGAAGCGGCAAAACTATCAGGCTTCACTTCTTCACACCCCTATCAGCCTCAGGAACTATCACAGGGTAACCTGCAACTCATGTATGAGTTGCAGGAAATGCTGGGAGAAATAAGCGGTCTGCCCTACGTTACCCTTCAGCCTGCTGCCGGAGCCCACGGCGAAATGGCAGGTATGATGATGATTAGAGCCTGCCATGAGGCAAGGGGCAACGCCAGATCAAAGGTCCTCATCCCCGATACGGCCCACGGAACCAATCCCGCCACATCAGCGCTTTGCGGATACCATGTTATTCCCGTTAAATCAAACGAACGGGGCGTTATTGACGCCGGTGAGATAGAAAGGCTTATGGATGAAGAAGTGGCGGCCTTAATGTTGACCAATCCGAATACGCTCGGCCTCTTCGAGGAGAATATTCTTGAAGTTGCCAATGTCGTTCACAACAAGGGCGGGCTTATTTATTGTGACGGAGCAAATATGAATGCCCTCATGGGAATTGCCAGGCCGGGAGACATGGGTGTCGATGTGCTGCACATTAATCTTCATAAAACCTTTTCCACGCCTCATGGCGGTGGAGGACCGGGCTCCGGTCCTGTCTGCGTAACTGAAGAGCTGGCACCCTATCTTCCTTTTCCCCTGGCAGAAGAAAAAGAGGGGCTCTATAATCTTAACCATAACAGGCCTGACTCTATCGGCAAGATTAAAAGCTTCTATGGAAACTTCGGCATACTGGTAAGGGCCTATGCCTATATCAAATCCATGGGTGGCGAGGGACTGGAGAGGGTCAGCAAGACAGCGCTCGTCAATGCAAACTATATTAAGGAAAGATTGCGCCACCATTTTGATATTCCCTATGACCGTCCCTGCATGCATGAATGTGTCTTAAGCGATAAAAAACAGACACCTTATTCGGTAAAAACGCTTGATATTGCAAAAAGACTTATCGATTACGGATTTCATCCGCCGACAATCTATTTCCCGCTCGTTGTTCAAGGCGCCATTATGATCGAACCAACAGAAACGGAACCGAGGAGAGCCATTGATAATTTTTGTGATGCCATGATAGGCATTGCCAATGAAGCCAGGGAAAATCCTGAAATCCTTAAAATGGCCCCGCAAAATGTGAATTTCAGAAGGTTGGATGAAGTGAAGGCGGCAAGGTCGCCTAAACTTCGCTGGTCAAAAGAAGGTTAGATCAGGAACCTGTCGTACCTGGAAAATTGCAGCAAGAAAAAGCCCTTTTTAGTCAGATTATTTGATTAAATGAGGCGGATATTGAATGTATTTAACGAATTTAATCGGATAAGCTGGCCCAAAGGGGGACTTTCACAGCAGATTTGCCCTAAACCCGACAGGCCCCTGGCTCAATTATCATTCCGCCCCCATTGAGATATAGTCGAGAGTAAAGCTGATTTTAAAGCTCACCGAGGCATATTGCTCCCCCCCCATATGAACAATTAAAACATCTTCCGCATTATCAAATGAGGGAAAGGGCTCGGATTTTCTTATTGCCCTCAGGGCGCCGTCATCAAGAATGGGATAACCCGAAGAACGCTTTATATTAACATCCATAGAATCTCCATCTTTGGATATAAGAAAAGAAACAGAAACATTTCCTTCTATGCGGTTTATTTTGGCGGCAGGCGGATATTTCAGGTTCTTGACTACAAGAGCTTTTATAAGCTCCATGTAGGATTGTCCGGCCGGCACAGGCGCTCCCGCCTTAGCCCCTCCTGTTGTATTGTTCACAGCTTTTGCGGGCGCTTTTTTTTCAGCATCGTCAGAGGTACTTGAATAAACCGTTTTTTCCGGCTTCTGTGCCTTCTTTTCAACAACCTTTTCCCTGGAAGTTTTTTCTTTGGGGGGGATACTTTTTGCTTTTACCGGAGAGGGTTCACTTGTTACGACTTTTTTGACAGGCTCCGGCGCAGCCTCAACAGAAGGGGGAAGGGGCTCTGCAACGGGAGGCGCCGGTGGTTCTTCCTTAACGATCTCTTTGGGAGGTGGCGGAGGGGGAGAAGGAGTTTCTTCGATTTCAGCTTCCTCCCTGACCTTTAAAAGCTCTTCTTCTTTCTTCTCTTTATCCTCTTTTTCCTTTGTAAGTTCTTCACCTTTTGATTCCCTGTCAGCCTTTCCAAGAAGCAAAACCTCGTAGTTTTTCTTTATTATGCCCGGCGTTCGATAGAGGGGAGCAAGTTGCGAAAAGAAAATAAAGAGAAATATGTGTACGATAATAGAGACGATTAAAGCGGTAAGCAGTTTATCCTGCCTGATGTCATGGTCTCTATCTACACTGAGAATACTCATCTATCTCGACGAAAGTTATAAATCAATCCCTTCTCTGCTTGCCAAGGAAGGGATTTCCATGGAAGTATTTATACCTCATAAGCCCTTCAAAACCGTGACAGTCCTTGCATACATTAGATGCGCTTTTCAGCCTCAGGAAACTATTCCTGTTGTTTCCTTCCGCCCCTTTACCACTCCCCTTCACAAGGCTTCCCGTCTGCCATAAATGGGGATTATGGCAGGTAGGACAAGCTATAATGCCCGTTTGCACTTCACGGCCCGAAATATCATAAAGAGGCGCGTAGTTTGAATCCTCAGGTTTGGTAACTTCGCTGACAACGATATCCCGGGGATGTCTGAATCGCTTTATCCCCTTTTGGGCCGCAATCCCCTGACTGGAATGGCAACCAAGACAGGTCTGCTCCGCTATCAACTCACTTTGTGAGCTAAAATCTCTGGCCCAGAGTTTATAACCACTCTTGGCTCCGCCATGAGGCACATGGCAAGCGCTGCAAACCCCGCTGTCGGCAACAGTCTCTCCCCGTTTGTTTTTCTGCTCCGGAGCAGTGACAGACATATCGTGATCTGTTTTTGAAACATAGCGTTTTTCGGTATGACAGGTAGTACAAAGTGAAGATTCGGGCAGGTTCGACTTTCTAAGGAAACTGTTTCCACCATTGCCTTCTATTTTTTTACCCGTTCCCGGCTCGGCCCTGGAGGGGTCCCATCTATGAACATCGTGACAAGTGGAACAGGTAATGTCACCACTGCTTGTTTTCGTTCCCAGTTTGTCATAAAGCGGGAATTTGGTTTCTATATGATAATCAACACCCTCCTTATAAAAGCGTGATGTCTCCCTCTTAAGCGTCGCTTTGGCATCAGAAACCTTTTTATTCATGGGATGATTGGTTACCGTGCTGATAATCTTTTTACGGGCTGCTTTTCTGGGAGAATGACAGCCCGTACACAAGGCCTCAATCCGATTCTCACCCGGGCCGACTCCACGTCCCCAGAGCTTGTTCCCCCAGGCATTATGGACTTTATGACAGGCGCCGCAAATCCCTGAATCCGCCACCTTTTCACGTGACATATTTTTAACTTTGGGCGCCGTTACGTTCAGATCATGATCAGTACCGACAATAAGCGATTTTTCCTTATGGCAGGCGGCACAGAGAGTAACGGAATCATCATAGGGCACCCGGAGGAAACTATTGAACCTGTCCCCTTCTATCTTTCGTTTTCCCGGGCCTTTTTCCTTTTCCGGTTCCCATTTATGGACATTATGACAGGTAGAGCAGGTTACAAATCCCGAATCATTTTTTCTCCCCTCTCCATTAAAAAGCGGGAGCATATTCTTCATCGTGGGAATAATATTGGGACGTTTGCCTAAGGGATGACTGACAAAACCTGTCTTTTTATCTTCGGCAACATTCTTATCGGAATGACATGAAGAACAAAGCACTTCAATAACATCCCCCTCACCGGCAAGATTTCTTGACCAGAGTTTTTTAGAACGTCCATTGTGGGGCGTATGACAGGCACCACAGGTACCAGACTCACTGACCGTCTCCCTGTTGGCATTCTTCGATGAAGGCGCCGTAAGACCAAGGTCATGCTTTGTTTCCTTGACGGTAAACTTATCTTTATGACAAACGTTACAAAGCTCATCTGTCTTGCCTATTTTCTTCCTTAAGAAACTATTGTTACCATCGCCTTCAACTTTCTTCCCCCCCTTATCATTATTTGAAGGAGACCAGCGGTGAACATCATGGCAGCTTGAACAATCAACGGCCCCTTTTTTCCAGAGACTGCCGTCACCGGCATAAAGGGGAAGGTCAATCTCTTCCTCATCAACAACTTTTGGAA
Coding sequences within:
- a CDS encoding arginyltransferase produces the protein MILLQPPKFDDLSPCPYLPEREKQYEYFFAHELNEEETDVLLAQGWRKFGIHFFRPSCPECSQCIPVRVLTKDFKFSRSQRRNLKKNANIEVRFGPLSFTPKIYEIYSAHSEGRFAQKADLENFLVGFYTPSCPSLQSEYYLDGELIGAGFLDIGHNCLSSIYFFFDPAYSKLGIGTFSVLKEIEYAASVGLSYYYLGYYVPGCSKMSYKDSFHPREHYSWDRLFWYKTESEKEKDR
- the gcvT gene encoding glycine cleavage system aminomethyltransferase GcvT, encoding MSELKKTPLYEIHKSLGARLVPFAGWEMPVQYSGVMDEHKAVRTKAGIFDVSHMGEIEIKGKEALRFVQKVTSNDASLLSAGQAQYSLICYPHGGIVDDTIVYKFGDERYMLCVNASNVKKDLHWLIEQDKDNFHAVIKDISGNYALIALQGPKAPDILTNLTQTNLSTLKSFHFDFIILNGIKTIVSKTGYTGEDGFEIFVDPDKAAALWEALMEAGGAYGLKPAGLGARDTLRLEMKYTLYGNDIDSTTSPLEANLGWAVKVDKGDFIGREAIVRQKEEGVKRKLICMQVRGKGIPRQGYEVYAEGKTVGIVTSGTMSPSLGIGVAIGYVDRAYATPGTAVDIMVRGKTIESVVVSPPFYKK
- the gcvH gene encoding glycine cleavage system protein GcvH encodes the protein MNFPSELKYTKDHEWIKIDGDTVTVGITDYAQDALGDIVFLELPEKDSEFSRGDTFGVVESVKAVSDLYAPLSGTVIKTHEPLVDEPEAINEDPYEKSWMITIKVSNPTEQDDLMDAAQYEAYVKEIS
- the gcvPA gene encoding aminomethyl-transferring glycine dehydrogenase subunit GcvPA, with translation MRYIPATDKDLEAMLADSGAGAFEEIISQVPKEIRDKAKLKLPPELDELSLMRHMKSLSDKNAQMDDTPTFLGAGAYNHFIPAAVGHILSRAEFFTAYTPYQPEISQGTLQAIYEFQTYVTLLTGMDVANASMYDGASALAEAVLMAVRIKRKRQKVFISSAVHPEYRETVKTYTGDLQITIVEIPYTDEGKTDIDWLEKNIDEDTAAVALQYPNFFGTVDDMNAISKIVSAKEALFISATTEIVALGLLKAPAEFGVDIAVAEGQSLGNAVNFGGPHVGLFATKTTYLRNMPGRLVGETEDLDGKRGYVLTLSTREQHIRREKATSNICSNQSLCALAFTIHLSLLGKRGFKELAQTNLELAHYAKEKIASLPGFSIRFNSPTFNEFVIQSDKDVIELNRKLLKRKIIGGLPLQGFYPELKNTLLFCVTEKTGREEIERLAEALGDIS
- the gcvPB gene encoding aminomethyl-transferring glycine dehydrogenase subunit GcvPB, translated to MTSHNNFNESSQTEPLIFERSSEGKTGVMLPPSGLDRIDATNIFPQDFMRGEIEDIPQVSEVEVVRHFTRLSRLNYSVDGGFYPLGSCTMKYNPKVNEEAAKLSGFTSSHPYQPQELSQGNLQLMYELQEMLGEISGLPYVTLQPAAGAHGEMAGMMMIRACHEARGNARSKVLIPDTAHGTNPATSALCGYHVIPVKSNERGVIDAGEIERLMDEEVAALMLTNPNTLGLFEENILEVANVVHNKGGLIYCDGANMNALMGIARPGDMGVDVLHINLHKTFSTPHGGGGPGSGPVCVTEELAPYLPFPLAEEKEGLYNLNHNRPDSIGKIKSFYGNFGILVRAYAYIKSMGGEGLERVSKTALVNANYIKERLRHHFDIPYDRPCMHECVLSDKKQTPYSVKTLDIAKRLIDYGFHPPTIYFPLVVQGAIMIEPTETEPRRAIDNFCDAMIGIANEARENPEILKMAPQNVNFRRLDEVKAARSPKLRWSKEG
- a CDS encoding energy transducer TonB, which codes for MSILSVDRDHDIRQDKLLTALIVSIIVHIFLFIFFSQLAPLYRTPGIIKKNYEVLLLGKADRESKGEELTKEKEDKEKKEEELLKVREEAEIEETPSPPPPPPKEIVKEEPPAPPVAEPLPPSVEAAPEPVKKVVTSEPSPVKAKSIPPKEKTSREKVVEKKAQKPEKTVYSSTSDDAEKKAPAKAVNNTTGGAKAGAPVPAGQSYMELIKALVVKNLKYPPAAKINRIEGNVSVSFLISKDGDSMDVNIKRSSGYPILDDGALRAIRKSEPFPSFDNAEDVLIVHMGGEQYASVSFKISFTLDYISMGAE
- a CDS encoding cytochrome c3 family protein → MKETADLKFKSKYSSNSLFSVLKLPVLLLLFLSPLPAFAETGGGVNSAKECAMCHINWIDVFYRQGQSTDLTDYPKEKLVANEMMCYSCHDGSVGDSRLKVWETSRHKTGVKPSANVSVPEEYPLDKEGRIQCATCHSAHGVNTKPGMAETIFLREANVNSLMCKRCHRNKKGGPKMGNHPIDVKLKKIPRKIVNNGGKLGSNDTVICQTCHTPHGSTNEHFLVIPNSKGSLTHSQLCETCHTKKPALAEEDSKRRFSHPVDVPLMEEARLPEKWDNGKKPYLSYDGRINCITCHTPHNGTKDNHLLQNANVKGALCVTCHTSKKTIYETKHDIAKFYPDEENSDAVKAGEKGTCSACHHMHKGNSFKMWSRAVTGNKMEDLCFSCHDKEKVAKKALTGEITHPVDVAISGNYTSLSLPLYTKTGAKSVKGKVTCPSCHNVHRWSPDSDERGEKDVAGDGENSFLRKSAGGDSLLCRTCHTDKETLLETKHDMNEVVPDAINIKGQNLKKSGTCGACHTPHNAVAGKLWVREPGSGDGNVEVLCTSCHADDKEAGEKTTGVETHPLGVIPKVVDEEEIDLPLYAGDGSLWKKGAVDCSSCHDVHRWSPSNNDKGGKKVEGDGNNSFLRKKIGKTDELCNVCHKDKFTVKETKHDLGLTAPSSKNANRETVSESGTCGACHTPHNGRSKKLWSRNLAGEGDVIEVLCSSCHSDKNVAEDKKTGFVSHPLGKRPNIIPTMKNMLPLFNGEGRKNDSGFVTCSTCHNVHKWEPEKEKGPGKRKIEGDRFNSFLRVPYDDSVTLCAACHKEKSLIVGTDHDLNVTAPKVKNMSREKVADSGICGACHKVHNAWGNKLWGRGVGPGENRIEALCTGCHSPRKAARKKIISTVTNHPMNKKVSDAKATLKRETSRFYKEGVDYHIETKFPLYDKLGTKTSSGDITCSTCHDVHRWDPSRAEPGTGKKIEGNGGNSFLRKSNLPESSLCTTCHTEKRYVSKTDHDMSVTAPEQKNKRGETVADSGVCSACHVPHGGAKSGYKLWARDFSSQSELIAEQTCLGCHSSQGIAAQKGIKRFRHPRDIVVSEVTKPEDSNYAPLYDISGREVQTGIIACPTCHNPHLWQTGSLVKGSGKGAEGNNRNSFLRLKSASNVCKDCHGFEGLMRYKYFHGNPFLGKQRRD